GCAACCTCATGGCGTTCTTCCTGGGACAACGAGGTGGCATCCAACTGACGTTCAAAGGTTCGCGCCCCCTCACCCCGGCAAGTACTGAATTCAGGTTCGAGGCGCACAGGCCGGTGCGCTTTGCCGCAGGGCAGTTCATGGAGCTCAACCTCCCGCATGCAGGCTCTGATGGTAAGGGGCGTCGTCGCGTCTTCAGCATCACCAGCCCGCCCGGCGCCACCGAAATAACGTTTGGCGTGGGCACGGCGGAGCCCCTTTCTACGGCGAAGAAGGCACTGTTTGCGCTTCGGCCCGGGGACCGTATCTCCGCAACGGCCGTGGGTGGGGACTTTGTTCTGCCGAACGACGCCGGGAAGCCGGTGTTGCTCATCGCTGCGGGAATCGGCATTACCCCTTTCCTGTCGCAGCTGGCGGCCAAGGACGCCGCGCGCGACACCGTGGTGCTGTATCTCGCGAAGGGGCGCCATGAGCTGGCCAGCGTGGAACAACTGGAAGCATCGGGCGCCAAGGTAATAGCCCGGCTTGCGGACGGGTCCACTCCCCCGGAGTTCATGGTCGACGCCGGCGCCTCCAGGATCGACGCCCCGCGCCTTAAGGAGCTGGTTCCGGACATTGGGGAACGGGAAGTGTTTGTATCCGGGTCTCCGGCGAGCGTGGATTCCCTGCGCGCTGCGGCACGTGGTGCAGGAGCCCGGCGGGTCCACGTGGACTCGTTCGCAGGCTACTGATGGGCAAGGTTCCGGCCGGGCTCGCCGGCTTGGCGCCGGGTTTTCATTTGCGGCTCAGTGGCTGCTAAGCTCTAGGACGTCCCACCGGCAACGGAGGGAACCCTGGATGCCCTCGTAGCTCAGGGGATAGAGCGTCTGCCTCCGGAGCAGAAGGCCGTAGGTTCGAATCCTATCGAGGGCACAACGAATACCCCGCCAGCAAAGCTGGCGGGGTATTTTCGTGTGCCGGATACTCACTATCAGTTCGGGGCTTGCCGGTCCTGTGCCGCAATAATGTCTGCCCCTACTCCTAGGCTGAATTCAGTTGGTCATACCGATAGCCAAAGGGGTTAGCCATGATGTGCTCCATCGTCCCTCCGTACATGCTTCGCAAGTTAGCCGCCCAGAACGAGCCACGGCTGCGCGCCGTGGCCAGGGCAGCAAAAGAGTCCCTGCTTCACATCAAAGACTTGCAGGCCATCCGCACAGCCCCCATCCCCGCCGCTCCCCCCAGCGCACGCCAAGCCAAGCCCGGCCCTGCCAAACGGACCATTTACGATGCTGAGTCTTTGGAAACTTTGCCCGGACGCGTAGTCCGGAAGGAAGGTGCGGCACCTGTCGGGGACGTGGCAGCCGACGAGGCCTACGACGGCCTGGGGAGCACGCATCGCTTGTATGGCGAGATTTTCGGCAGGGACTCCATTGATGATGCCGGGCTGGCCCTGGACGCCACCGTCCATTACGGGAAGCTCTATGACAACGCCTTCTGGGATGGCTCCCAAATGGTGTTTGGCGACGGCGATGGGCAGATCTTTCAGCGCTTCACCAAGTCCCTTAGCGTCATCGGCCACGAACTCGCGCACGGAGTTACCCAATACACGGCCAATCTGGCCTACCGGAATCAGGCTGGCGCACTCAACGAGTCCATGTCTGATGTCTTCGGCGTCCTCGTGGAGCAATACCTGAAGAAGGAGTCGGTAGAGCAGGCTAGTTGGCTCATCGGGGAGGGCCTCTTCACGGACCAGGTTCAAGGCGATGCCCTGCGTTCCCTGAAAGCACCGGGCACTGCTTACAACGACGACGTTCTCGGCAAGGATCCCCAGCCGGACTCCATGGATACATACGTACGGACCAGTGCTGACAATGGCGGAGTCCATATCAACTCCGGCATCCCCAACAAGGCTTTCTATGTGGTGGCCTCTGAAATTGGTGGCAATGCGTGGGAAGCGCCGGGCCAGATCTGGTACGGCACGCTGACCAGCGGAAGCCTTCCAGCGACGTGCACGTTCGGAAAGTTTGCCAAGACCACTGTGGCCACGGCAGAGGAACTCTTCGGCTCCGGTTCAGCGGAGCATGACGCCGTCCTGAAGGCGTGGGAGACTGTGAAGGTCAAGGTTTAGTCAGGTGGCGGGACCGGATGTCTTTCCTTCGGTCCCTGCCGGTCGGCTAACTAAGGATCAACCGAACGAGAAGCAGCCGGTCATGAAGATCACCGTCCAACGCAGTGGGGGAATCGCAGCGCTGACCCGCATCTGGAGCGTGGACGCAGTCTCCCCTGATGACAAGAATCGATGGGTCCCGATCGTGGAGGCTTGCCCATGGGATGAGGCCAAAAGCCAGGCGCAAGCGGCCAACGAGCCGGACCGCTTCATGTACTCCATCAGGGCAGGCCAACGCCGTGCCACCCTCCCGGAACGTGCTGTTACCGGCCCTTGGCAGGAATTGGTCGAATGCGCCAAGGCTGAAGGATCAGAGTCACGGGGTCGTTTAGGTAGCCGTCGTTAAAGCCGCTGCCCCCGCTGGAGCGGGCGTCCACCCGGCAAAGCTGCGAACATCTGCCCAGCTGACTCAGATGGCTTCTGCCAACTGCCCACGGAATGCACGACGATAACTTTGCGGACTTGTGTCCAGCACCTTTGTGAAGTGGTGGCGGAGCAGCACTGAATGTCCGAACCCTGCTTCCCTGGCGATTTCGTCGATGTTCAATTCAGTGGTTTCCAACAGTTCCTGCGCACGCAGCACGCGTTGCGAGTTCAGCCACGCTGCCGGGGTCGCTCCGGTTTCCGCCCGGAAACGGCGGGCGAACGTCCTGGGAGACATGTGGAGTCGGGCCGCCAGTTCGTTCACACTGTGCTCTTGGTCGAGGTGTTCAACCATCCAGCGAAGCAGCTCCTCCATGGGCGCGGAACCGCAACGGGGCATGGGCCTGTCGATGAACTGGGCCTGGCCGCCGTCGCGGTGTGGCGGTACCACCATGTCGCGTGCAATTGCGGCGGCCACATTGGCTCCCAGCTCCTCGCGGACAAGATGGAGGCAGGCGTCGATTCCGGCGGCCGTCCCGGCGCTGGTGATGATGGTCCCGTCCTGCACATAGAGGACATTCTCATCCACGATCGCAGACGGGTACCGGCTGGCCAGATCCTGAGAATAATGCCAGTGAGTGGTGCACCGGCGCCCGTCCAACAAACCGGCACGGGCAAGCGCGTAGGCGCCCGAACAAATGGACATCACCCACGCGCCCCTGGCATGTGCTGCCCGCAACGCCTCCATGACGGACTCGGGGACGTCCTGGTCCCGGCCAAACGGCGCCATGATGACGAGGTCTGCATCGGCCGCTGCTTCGAGGCCGAGGTTCACATGAAGGGACAGGCCGGACTTCATACGGACGTCACCCGGTTCCGGTGTCACCACCCGGAAATCGAAGGCCGGCACCCCGGCCCCACGGTCAGATCGGTCGATGCCGAAGACCTCGAAGGCCGTACCGAATTCGAAGACCGAGAAGTTGGGTACCACCATCACAGCCACTGATTTCAACATATCTCCAGTGTGGCAGAAATTTATCTATTTGGGGCATTTCTGCCACTGTTTCTTGTCCATCCTCAGGAGCAGGCTTGAGGCATGGAAATCTTCGGAATCATCCTCTTCATCGTCCTCATCACCGCCGTAGCAGCTACCGTTTCAGCCCTGCTAAAGGATGGACTCGGGCACAACCCGCCCATCAACTCAAAGGAACCCTGGAGCGCCTTCGACTCTCCGAGCAGCCCGTACTGGAACCCCCGCATCTACTAGGGGCATGCCAAGCGACTGCAAGGTCCACCAAAGCCACTCAAACCGACGCCCGTCCGTCCACGGAATTCTGCAGGATTCTTCGATCGACGGGCGTCCCTACGCGGTCCCAATCCCACCAAGGTTTTACGCGGACATGAGCTAGATTCACTTGCATGATCCAAACCTCTGCCCGGCTCCTCCAGCTGCTGTCACTGTTGCAGGTGCGTCGGGAATGGACGGGCCCGGCACTCGCTGATCGGATGGGCGTGACCGAACGGACCGTCCGCCGCGATATCGACAAACTGCGCAATCTCGGGTATCCCATTCACGCATCCCCGGGAATCGCGGGTGGCTATCAACTTGGTGCAGGTGCGCAGCTCCCGCCTCTGCTCCTGGATGACAATGAAGCCCTGGCGGTGGCCTTGGGATTGAACTCTGTGGCTGCTGGCCCCGTAGCCGGCATTGGTGAGGCCTCCGTCCGCGCGTTGGCGAAGCTGGAACAGGTCCTGCCGTCCAGGCTGCGTCCCAAGTTCGCCATGCTGAAGGCCGCCGTCACTACCCTTCCCAGCAATGCAGGAACTGTTGATCCTCAACAACTGACCGTCGTCTCCGCCGCAATATCGGACAGACGGCAAATCTCCTTTGAGTACGTCACGTCCGGCGGCGAATCCGCACGAAGGCTGGTGGAGCCCTACAGGTTGGTGGACACCGGCCGGCGATGGTATCTGGTGGCGTGGGACGTCGAACGGGAGGACTGGAGAACCTTCCGGGCGGACCGTCTTGCTTCGCTGCCATCGGAACGCAAGAAATACACTCCACGTCCGCTGCCCGCGGAGGACCTCGCCGCCTACGTGCAGCAGTCCATCACCCGTTCGCCGTACAGGTTCGACGTCGTGGTGCGGCTCCGCGCGCCCCTGGCCGAGATTGCCGCCGTCGTAAATTCCCAGTACGCAACACTGGCGTCCGACGGACCCAAAGCCACCATCCTGCGGTCCGGATGGGACAACCTCGCAGCCCCGGCGGCGTATCTTGCAGCACTCGATGTTGACTTCGAGATCCTCGAGCCTGCTGAATTCAAGTCCTACGCCATGGAACTTTCGCACCGTCTCAGTGCTGCAGCCGGGACTGTGACGGACACAGCGGACGCGGGAGCCCAGCCACAGTAGACTGGCAGCAGCCATGACACTTCATATTTCCTACCCCGCAGAGCTGCCCGTATCCGAGCGCCGCGAGGATCTGATGGCGGCCATCTCCGCAAACCAGGTGACCATCATTGCCGGTGAGACCGGTTCGGGCAAGACCACACAGATCCCCAAAATGTGCCTCGAACTGGGCCTTGGAGACAAAGGCCTGATCGGGCATACCCAGCCACGCCGACTCGCAGCCCGGACGGTGGCCGAGCGCATCGCCTCTGAACTGGACGTAGAGATTGGCCAGGAGGTGGGCTTCCAGGTCAGGTTCACCGGTGAGGTCAGCTCATCCACCAAGATCAAGCTGATGACTGATGGCATCCTCCTCGCCGAGATTCAGCGGGACAAACTGCTCCGGAAATACAGCACCATCATCATTGACGAAGCCCACGAGCGCAGCCTCAACATCGACTTCATCCTGGGCTACCTCAAGCGCATCCTCCCCCAGCGCCCGGACCTCAAGGTCATCATCACCTCGGCAACCATTGATCCCCAAAGGTTCGCCAGGCACTTCGGCAGTGAGGATGATCCAGCGCCGGTCATCGAAGTCTCCGGACGAACTTATCCGGTGGAGATCCGGTACCGGCCTTTGTCCCAGCCGGCCGGTGGAGAAGAAGATACCTCGGACGACGAACTCGAAGAGGACCGCGATCCCTTGGACGCTGTGTGCGACGCTGTGGACGAGCTCGCTAAGGAAGCGCCCGGGGACATCCTCATCTTCTTCTCCGGCGAGCGCGAAATCCGGGACGCCGCTGAGGCGATCAACGGCCGTATCCAAACAAACAGGCGACTTGCCGGGACGGAAGTCCTGCCGCTCTTTGCCCGTTTGAGCCTGCAGGAGCAGCACCGGGTGTTCAATCCCGGCGGAAAACGTCGCATCATCCTGGCTACCAACGTGGCCGAGACGTCCCTGACCGTTCCCGGCATCAAGTACGTGATAGATACCGGAACCGCCCGCATCTCGCGCTATTCACACCGGACCAAAGTACAAAGGCTCCCCATCGAGCGTGTTTCCCAGGCTTCTGCCAATCAGCGCTCGGGCCGCTGTGGCCGCGTCTCGGAGGGCATTGCCATCCGTTTGTACTCCGAAGAGGACTTCGAGTCGCGTCCTTTGTTTACGGACCCGGAGATCCTCCGGACCAACCTCGCGGCCGTCATCCTGCAGATGACCGCCATGGGAGTTGCCCGCGGTCCCAAGGACGTTGAAAACTTCCCGTTTGTGGAACCACCGGACTCGCGGGCCATCAACGACGGCGTCACTCTCCTGCGCGAACTCGGCGCCTTGACCTCGCCCAAGTCCGGTAACGCGCCCGGCAACGGTCGCAGCGGCAGTGGACTGACCGCCGTCGGGCAGAAATTGGCCCAACTGCCGGTGGATCCACGGCTGGGCCGGATGATCGTGGAGGCGGGCAAGCGGTGTTGTGTGCGCGAGGTGATGATCCTGGCGGCTGCCCTGACCATCCAGGACCCCCGGGAACGGCCGACGGACAAGCAACAGCTGGCTGCGGAGAAGCATGCTCGTTTCCGTGACGAGCTCTCGGACTTCACCGGCTTCCTCAATTTGTGGAACTACATCCAGGAAAAGCAGCGCGAGCTCTCCTCCACCCAGTTCCGCAAACTGTGCCGCAACGAGTTCATCAACTACCTGCGCGTCCGGGAGTGGCAGGACCTCTTTACCCAGCTCCGGCAAATGGCCAAACCCCTCGGCATCGCGCTGGACAATAAGCGCGAAGCAGATCCCGTGGGCAACTACGAGGGCATCCACATCAGCCTGCTCTCCGGGTTGCTGAGCCACATCGGCCTCCTTGATGAGCGCAAGCGTGAATACGCCGGTGCCCGCGGAAGCCGTTTTGCGATCTTCCCCGGCTCAGCGCTGTTCAAGAAATCACCCACCTTCGTGATGGCCGCTGAGCTGGTGGAGACAAGCCGCCTCTGGGCGCGCGTCGCCGCCAAGTTCGATCCCCTGTGGGCTGAACAGGTAGCCCCGGATCTGGTGAAGCGGTCCTACAGCGAACCGCATTGGTCATCACGGCAGGGCGCTGTCATGGCTCACGAGAAAGTGACGCTGTACGGCGTACCCATCATTCCCAACCGTCGCATCAACTACGGGCGCGTCGATCCCGAGTTGTCGCGCGAATTGTTCATCCGCCATGCCCTGGTGGAGGGCGAGTGGAAGACACACCATAAGTTCTTCCACCGGAACCGGGCCCTGCTCCAGGAGATCGAAGAACTCGAAACCCGCATGCGGCGCCGGGACATTCTGGTGGACGACCAGACACTCTTCGAGTTTTATGACGCCCGCGTCGGCAAGGACGTAGTTTCCGAGAGGCACTTTGATAAGTGGTGGAAGGATGCCCGGCAGTCAGATCCCGATCTCCTGGACTTCGACCAATCCTTACTCATGAGCGAAGACGCCGAAGCACTGGACGACTCCGCGTATCCGAAGAGCTGGCTGCACAAGGGCTTCGACCTGCCGTTGAGCTACGAGTTCCATCCCGTGGCGCCAGGCTCGGCCCCCAACCCATCTGACGGTGTCACGGCTGAAGTCCCGGTGCTGTTCCTGAACCAACTGGACGACGCCCCGTTCCGCTGGCAAATTCCCGGGCAACGGGTGGAACTGGTCACGGCGCTGATCAAGTCACTACCCAAACAGGTACGGAAGAACTTTGTGCCTGCCCCGGACGTTGCACGGCAGGCAACCGCAGCGCTGGAAGCCGACTTTGATCCCGCCACCGACGAACTTGAGCCATCCTTGGAACTTGTTCTTCGCCGGCTCCGCGGACACGTCATTCCTCCAGGTTCGTGGAACTGGGATGCCGTACCGCCGCACCTACGGGTTAGCTTCAAGGTGGTGGACAGCAAGGGCAAGGTGCTTGACGAAGGAAAGAACCTTGCTGAACTCCAGGAGAAGCTGGCGCCGGCAACGCGCCGCGCCATCGCCGAATCGCTCGGCGCCACACCCGCGACGACGTCACGCGCCAAAGGCGGCAAGGGAACCGGCACGTCGGGCGCACCCAACGGTCGAACGCCAGCCCCGGGCGCAACGCCGGCAGGCGATGGAATTATTGCCGAACGCGGCGGCATCACCATGTGGGAGTTCGGCACGGTGGAGCGCCAGGTTACACGGACGGTCAAGGGCCATGCCGTCACCGGCTTCCCGGCGATAGTGGACGAAGGAAAATCCGTGGCACTGCGGGTATTTCAGACCCGGCCGGAGCAGGAAGCCGCCATGCGTGGCGGCGTCATCCGATTGCTTGCCTTGCGGATCCCGCCACCGGACCGTTACGTGCTGGAGCACCTCAGTAATACGGAGAAGCTGACGTTTAGCCAGAACCCGCATGGATCCGTGAGCGCACTCATCGCGGACTGCGCACTGGCGGCCATCGACAAACTGGTTCCGCAGGATCTGCCGTGGGACAAGAAATCGTTCGATGCGTTGTACGAGGTAGTCCGTGCAGAACTGATCGATACCGTGTTCACGGTGACGGCCGTCGTCGAACGTGTCCTGGCCAGTACCCGCCGCATCCAGAAGCAGCTGAAGTCCAACACCAGCCTGCATCTGATCAGCGCCCTCAATGACATGAAGAGCCAACTGGAGCAGCTGGTGTTCCCGGGCTTTGTGGCACAGACGGGCTATGCGCAGCTCAGCCAACTCCCGCGGTACCTTCAGGCAATCGAGAAGCGGCTGGAAAAGCTCCCGGGCAACGTCCAGCGTGACGGCCTGAACACGGCAGTGGTACAGGCGTTGGAGGATGACTACGACGACGCCGTATCGGCTCTGCTTCCAGGGCGCGGCGCCGGCCCGGAGTTAACACGTGTGCGCTGGATGATCGAAGAACTGCGGGTGAGCCTCTTCGCGGTTGAACTTGGCACGGCCTACTCCGTGTCGGAGAAGCGAATCCGCACGGCACTGAACCAAGCACTCGCGCCGGTATAGCCGGGCAGGCATGAGAAAACCCGGCGGCGCTTCACAAGCACCGCCGGGTTAAATCATGCAGGAATCAGCCCCAGGCAAAGACCGCCACCACTTGCAAAGTCACCCCTCGGGGACAGCTTCGCTGTGGCCCGCGTCACGTAAAGCCGCGCGCAGCTTCACGGCAGTGGCATCCATGATGGCGGGGTCCGGGTTGTGGTCCACGTTGTGAAGTTCAAAATCCGCCGTGGAATACGCCGGCCACACGTGGACGTGCAGATGATCCACCTCGAAACCCTCCATCAACACGCCAACACGCTTGGCGTCGAACAGGGACTCCTGCACCTTGCCGATGCGCTGGGCCACGTCCATGACCTTGGCCAGCAATTCCGGGCTGGCTTGCGTCCACGAATCCACCTCTTCACGCGGCACCACCAAGGTGTGTCCTTGGGTGATGGGCGAGATGGTCAGGAACGCCACCACGTCCTGGTCCTTCCAGACAAAGCGGCCCGGGATCTCACCGTTGATGATCTTGGTAAACAGCGTGCTCATGCGTCTGCCCTTTCCGATGGTTCCTGAAGTGTTGCTGTGTCCAGAACGAAACGGTACTTCACGTCTCCGGCCACCATGCGGTCATAAGCTTCGTTGAGTTGCCCGGCCGCCACCACTTCGATGTCGCTCACTACGCCGTGTTCGGCACAGAAGTCCAGCATTTCCTGCGTCTCCTCAATGCCACCAATCAACGAACCTGCGTAGGCGAGCCTCCGGCGGATGAGCAACCCGGGGCTGACCGGTGGCATGTCATCGGCGGGAAGGCCCAGCTGGAAGAGGGCCCCGTCCAGGCGAAGGGTCCGGAAGTACGGGTTGAGATCGTGCGGGGCTGCAACGGTGTCGATGATCACGTCAATGCTCCGGTTGGCTGCCTCCATGGCATCGGCGTCCTTGGACAGGACCACATGGTCCGCGCCCAGCTCCCGTGCGGCCTCGAACTTGGATTCGGAGGTGGTGAATACCGTTACTTCAGCACCCATGGCCTTGGCGATCTTGACGGCCATGTGTCCCAGTCCACCCAGGCCAACAACACCCACGGAGTCGCCTTCCTCTACCTCGAAATACCGCAGCGGCGAGTACGTGGTGATACCGGCACACAGCAGCGGAGCCGCCGCAGCCGGATCCAGCGCATCCGGGACCCGCAACACGAAACGCCTGTCCACCACCACCGAGGTTGAGTATCCACCTTGGGTGATCTCGTCACCGTGCCGCGGATCTGCAGCCCCGTAGGTGCCTACATTGCCCCGCTCGCAGTACTGTTCCAGTCCTTCGAGGCAGCTCTCGCATTCGCGGCAGGAATCCACCATGCAGCCAACGCCCACGCGGTCACCTGGGGCGAAGTCCTGAACGGCCGCCCCAACACGGGTTACGCGGCCCACGATTTCGTGACCCGGGATCAACGGGTAGGGCGGAACCCTCCACTCACCGCGCGTTGCGTGCACATCCGAGTGGCACAGCCCGCAGAACTCAATGGCAATCTCCACGTCATCCTCTGTAGGTACGCGGCGGGCCACCGTCAGGGGTACCAACCCACTATCCGGGGATGTGGCACCGTACGCTGCAGCCAGCGTTCCGGGGCGATCTTCACTGGTGTCCATGGTGATCGGCTTGGCAAGGGGCGGGGGCACAGGGCGTCCGGGAGTCATGCTTCGACGCTACTCCCGGCAGCCCTGCTTGTGCCACTTGGTCCGGCGGCGTGCTGTTCAAACGGCGCACTGCCCACGGCAACGTCATGGGCAGGATTGTTGGACCATTGCGAAAACGAGCCCGGATACAGCGCAGCCCGGTATCCAGCGATTTCCAAGGCAGCCACCTCGTGGGAGGCCGTGACCCCGGACCCGCAATAGACAGCCACCTTGGACGACGGCTCCAGACCCAGCTCCTCAAAGCGCCGGCGTAGCTCCTCTGCCGGAAGGAACGTGCCATCAGCGGCGACATTCCCCGTGGTGGGCGCGCTCACGGCGCCCGGAATGTGCCCGGCCTTGGGATCGATGGGTTCCACCTCACCGCGGTACCGCTCCCCTGACCGGGCGTCCAGCAAAACACCGTTGCGGTGCCACTGCCCCGCGTCATGCTCAGTGATCGCCGGCATGCGGCCCTCACCCAAAGTGACATTTCCGACGGCGGGTCGCACCTCACCGAATTCCACCGGGTGCCCTGCCGCGCGCCAGGCGGCCAGGCCGCCGTCGAGCAGGTACACAGAGTCAAAGCCCGCATTCCGCAACATCCACCAAACGCGTGCCGCGGCCATGCTGCCACTGTTGTCATACGCCACCACGGTGTCGCCGTCGCTGATGCCCCACGAGCGCGCGGATTCCTGAAAGCGCTCACGGGTTGGCAGAGGATGGCGGCCTTGCCGGGGCTGTGCGTGATCGGCCAGCTCTGTGGGGAGATCCACGAACACCGCGCCAGGAAGATGACCGGCCGTGTATTCGTCGTGTCCATCAGTACGGCCCAGGACCCAGCGGACGTCCAGAAGTGCAGTGCGTTTCCCGGACTCGAGGCGCGCGTGCAGTTCCGACGCGCTGATCAGCGTGGCCATAAGTTCTCCTTCGTTCCTGCGGCATGGACCCCTTTGCTTCCGGCGCCCGGATTCCAGCCTAGGCTTATCCGGTGAGCAATTCGTGTATTCAGGACAGGGCATGGGCCAACGAGGCCATCCGTAAAATCGAGGCTGAGAACAACCGCTCGGCCGACACCCACCTTTATGCCGTCC
The sequence above is a segment of the Arthrobacter sp. StoSoilB22 genome. Coding sequences within it:
- a CDS encoding protealysin inhibitor emfourin translates to MKITVQRSGGIAALTRIWSVDAVSPDDKNRWVPIVEACPWDEAKSQAQAANEPDRFMYSIRAGQRRATLPERAVTGPWQELVECAKAEGSESRGRLGSRR
- a CDS encoding helix-turn-helix domain-containing protein, whose translation is MLKSVAVMVVPNFSVFEFGTAFEVFGIDRSDRGAGVPAFDFRVVTPEPGDVRMKSGLSLHVNLGLEAAADADLVIMAPFGRDQDVPESVMEALRAAHARGAWVMSICSGAYALARAGLLDGRRCTTHWHYSQDLASRYPSAIVDENVLYVQDGTIITSAGTAAGIDACLHLVREELGANVAAAIARDMVVPPHRDGGQAQFIDRPMPRCGSAPMEELLRWMVEHLDQEHSVNELAARLHMSPRTFARRFRAETGATPAAWLNSQRVLRAQELLETTELNIDEIAREAGFGHSVLLRHHFTKVLDTSPQSYRRAFRGQLAEAI
- a CDS encoding M4 family metallopeptidase, which translates into the protein MMCSIVPPYMLRKLAAQNEPRLRAVARAAKESLLHIKDLQAIRTAPIPAAPPSARQAKPGPAKRTIYDAESLETLPGRVVRKEGAAPVGDVAADEAYDGLGSTHRLYGEIFGRDSIDDAGLALDATVHYGKLYDNAFWDGSQMVFGDGDGQIFQRFTKSLSVIGHELAHGVTQYTANLAYRNQAGALNESMSDVFGVLVEQYLKKESVEQASWLIGEGLFTDQVQGDALRSLKAPGTAYNDDVLGKDPQPDSMDTYVRTSADNGGVHINSGIPNKAFYVVASEIGGNAWEAPGQIWYGTLTSGSLPATCTFGKFAKTTVATAEELFGSGSAEHDAVLKAWETVKVKV
- a CDS encoding YafY family protein — protein: MIQTSARLLQLLSLLQVRREWTGPALADRMGVTERTVRRDIDKLRNLGYPIHASPGIAGGYQLGAGAQLPPLLLDDNEALAVALGLNSVAAGPVAGIGEASVRALAKLEQVLPSRLRPKFAMLKAAVTTLPSNAGTVDPQQLTVVSAAISDRRQISFEYVTSGGESARRLVEPYRLVDTGRRWYLVAWDVEREDWRTFRADRLASLPSERKKYTPRPLPAEDLAAYVQQSITRSPYRFDVVVRLRAPLAEIAAVVNSQYATLASDGPKATILRSGWDNLAAPAAYLAALDVDFEILEPAEFKSYAMELSHRLSAAAGTVTDTADAGAQPQ
- a CDS encoding HIT family protein, encoding MSTLFTKIINGEIPGRFVWKDQDVVAFLTISPITQGHTLVVPREEVDSWTQASPELLAKVMDVAQRIGKVQESLFDAKRVGVLMEGFEVDHLHVHVWPAYSTADFELHNVDHNPDPAIMDATAVKLRAALRDAGHSEAVPEG
- a CDS encoding sulfurtransferase produces the protein MATLISASELHARLESGKRTALLDVRWVLGRTDGHDEYTAGHLPGAVFVDLPTELADHAQPRQGRHPLPTRERFQESARSWGISDGDTVVAYDNSGSMAAARVWWMLRNAGFDSVYLLDGGLAAWRAAGHPVEFGEVRPAVGNVTLGEGRMPAITEHDAGQWHRNGVLLDARSGERYRGEVEPIDPKAGHIPGAVSAPTTGNVAADGTFLPAEELRRRFEELGLEPSSKVAVYCGSGVTASHEVAALEIAGYRAALYPGSFSQWSNNPAHDVAVGSAPFEQHAAGPSGTSRAAGSSVEA
- the hrpA gene encoding ATP-dependent RNA helicase HrpA, yielding MTLHISYPAELPVSERREDLMAAISANQVTIIAGETGSGKTTQIPKMCLELGLGDKGLIGHTQPRRLAARTVAERIASELDVEIGQEVGFQVRFTGEVSSSTKIKLMTDGILLAEIQRDKLLRKYSTIIIDEAHERSLNIDFILGYLKRILPQRPDLKVIITSATIDPQRFARHFGSEDDPAPVIEVSGRTYPVEIRYRPLSQPAGGEEDTSDDELEEDRDPLDAVCDAVDELAKEAPGDILIFFSGEREIRDAAEAINGRIQTNRRLAGTEVLPLFARLSLQEQHRVFNPGGKRRIILATNVAETSLTVPGIKYVIDTGTARISRYSHRTKVQRLPIERVSQASANQRSGRCGRVSEGIAIRLYSEEDFESRPLFTDPEILRTNLAAVILQMTAMGVARGPKDVENFPFVEPPDSRAINDGVTLLRELGALTSPKSGNAPGNGRSGSGLTAVGQKLAQLPVDPRLGRMIVEAGKRCCVREVMILAAALTIQDPRERPTDKQQLAAEKHARFRDELSDFTGFLNLWNYIQEKQRELSSTQFRKLCRNEFINYLRVREWQDLFTQLRQMAKPLGIALDNKREADPVGNYEGIHISLLSGLLSHIGLLDERKREYAGARGSRFAIFPGSALFKKSPTFVMAAELVETSRLWARVAAKFDPLWAEQVAPDLVKRSYSEPHWSSRQGAVMAHEKVTLYGVPIIPNRRINYGRVDPELSRELFIRHALVEGEWKTHHKFFHRNRALLQEIEELETRMRRRDILVDDQTLFEFYDARVGKDVVSERHFDKWWKDARQSDPDLLDFDQSLLMSEDAEALDDSAYPKSWLHKGFDLPLSYEFHPVAPGSAPNPSDGVTAEVPVLFLNQLDDAPFRWQIPGQRVELVTALIKSLPKQVRKNFVPAPDVARQATAALEADFDPATDELEPSLELVLRRLRGHVIPPGSWNWDAVPPHLRVSFKVVDSKGKVLDEGKNLAELQEKLAPATRRAIAESLGATPATTSRAKGGKGTGTSGAPNGRTPAPGATPAGDGIIAERGGITMWEFGTVERQVTRTVKGHAVTGFPAIVDEGKSVALRVFQTRPEQEAAMRGGVIRLLALRIPPPDRYVLEHLSNTEKLTFSQNPHGSVSALIADCALAAIDKLVPQDLPWDKKSFDALYEVVRAELIDTVFTVTAVVERVLASTRRIQKQLKSNTSLHLISALNDMKSQLEQLVFPGFVAQTGYAQLSQLPRYLQAIEKRLEKLPGNVQRDGLNTAVVQALEDDYDDAVSALLPGRGAGPELTRVRWMIEELRVSLFAVELGTAYSVSEKRIRTALNQALAPV
- a CDS encoding NAD(P)-dependent alcohol dehydrogenase; the encoded protein is MTPGRPVPPPLAKPITMDTSEDRPGTLAAAYGATSPDSGLVPLTVARRVPTEDDVEIAIEFCGLCHSDVHATRGEWRVPPYPLIPGHEIVGRVTRVGAAVQDFAPGDRVGVGCMVDSCRECESCLEGLEQYCERGNVGTYGAADPRHGDEITQGGYSTSVVVDRRFVLRVPDALDPAAAAPLLCAGITTYSPLRYFEVEEGDSVGVVGLGGLGHMAVKIAKAMGAEVTVFTTSESKFEAARELGADHVVLSKDADAMEAANRSIDVIIDTVAAPHDLNPYFRTLRLDGALFQLGLPADDMPPVSPGLLIRRRLAYAGSLIGGIEETQEMLDFCAEHGVVSDIEVVAAGQLNEAYDRMVAGDVKYRFVLDTATLQEPSERADA